The sequence AAATTCGTATTCAAAACACTCTTTACCGAAAGGAGAAATTGGCTTCTCCCATGTGGCCAGGAGATCATTTTGCTCTAAGAGTACAGTGACATTTCTGGGAACATTCACTTTctctacaaaaagaaaactgtactgGTAAGTTATTTATAGAGCAAGGTTTAAATACTAACAATTGGAGCACTTTATAATCTGATAGTGTCTCCAGGTAGGACCTATAATTCTtgaatttatttcacattttggaCAGAAAGGATAAGGATTTAGGAGGAATAACTATACTGGGAAAAATAGTTAAgggaaaatagttttaaaaatcccCTTAAAAGTTTTGGAAAACTAGATTACTGGGGGGAGGgatttaataataaattaattttcacaaaagcatgaaaataatgatAGAACAGTTAGAAAAacttcttttcaggaaaaaaaccagatgtAACCAGAAAAGTTAGTGAAAACTGGAACAAATTCAAAGGACTGGATCAGCAGCTATTATGGGGATGATTTCTAAGAAGGAAGTGTGTCAACTGTTTTATCTTAGTGAAGccacaaaaaagggaaatgttatCTGCttacaaaaaagtgaaaagcatgGAActaatgaaggaaaagaaattatttgggtGGATGAAAGATGATAGACAGTCATGGCTGATCCTACCTGACAGTCTAAtgcctttctttaaaaggaCACGGTTATCTTGAACACCATGcgtccttttccttttaaagaaaggcTGTAAAATAAAAGGTAGTAAAAACTGTACTTGAAGGTATATTGATTAAATCAATTGAAAATGAATATTGGAAATAATGCTTTGGCTAACAAACAGAATAACTAATTGtattttctagctttttatttttgtcattctaTAATATCAAAATCGAAGCTAGTTAAACCCATCCATTTCTGTCTTACAGTCTCTTccaatttcattaaaatgtctatgcaaaaccagcacatacTTTCACCTGCATAAGAACCATTCAATCCAGTAATATTTTCTCACAGATCTTTTGACAATCCTGCtagacatttttaattaaaaaaaaaatatatatttctactCACCAATGGTATTTTGGTTAAATAACTGCTGAAAAGGTTTGATTGCAGCATACTTGCTAGACCCATTAATGTGTATTACAATGAGACTGTCAATCTCTTCAGGATCAATATGAGTCACTGAAAATCTGCACTCAGTATTCCTGTTCCACTTGTCTTTGATATAATCTTGACATTCTTCAGTGTACATCTCATACCTAAATTAAAATAGTTGTGAGACATgatgcttttaaagaaatccaTTGCTGACTAAAATGGGAGAAAACACCAACCTGTAAAATAGAAAGTACTTGGTATCTTCTGGTGCCCCTTGGCCAGGAAGCCAAGTGCAATGGAGAGAAACAGTATGAGAAATGGTGATGCGAGTAACACAGGACAAATTAGTGACAGATGTCTCTGGAGCACCTAGAGAGTCAAGGAAttataaagcagaaagaaaaatcttcttaCAAAAAGTGTAAGAAATTCATGTTGCTAAAACATTTTGATTACAGTCTTTGGTCCATTATATCTATGTCTATTGTATCCAATTCTTTTCCTTATCACACAGGTCTATCAGTTATGGAGGGATGAAGATTCCCAAACAGTGTAAGTAAAAGCTGTACCACACAACACCATTACGTATTTCATGTACACCTTGCAATTCAAGGCAACATGATCTTTTAATATCCTAGAGTGTATGAAAGTAGGTTATTGTAGTCTTAGCAAGgaatttttagaaaattttatGTGTGTTATCCATGTTGTGCACCTCCAGATTGCACACCAGGCTCCACAGCAGTCGAGAAAGGCCTGGACTAAATCGTTTTGTAAGATCAGCATAGCCATATTTTTCAAGCATTAAACCTGTCACCTTTTGACGTCTAGTCCACAGACCGGGGCAGAACACAAAATTCAGACCTcccttgcatttctttttacctGGTGGAGGcaggattttttccttcaccCAGTCACTTGTCATCTGAAGGTCATTATGGAGAAGTAACGTCCGAATGTGTGCGGAGAAACCATTGTGAAGTGCAGCTGTTCGGATACTGCGAGTCGTCTTTGTATCATActggaaagtgaaaaaaaaaaatctaataagCATCACATGTGATGGAAGCTGAATTAAGGGACCTGCAAAGACTGATTCAGTCTTCGCAAAGAGGCAAACCAGCCAGCTAGCTTAGCTGGTTATGTTAAGTGTATAAAGCTAGAGACTGCAAACCATCCGCACAAGAAGTGTGTAAGGTTTCTCATTTAAGACAGCAGGGCCCTTATCTTACCAAAAATTTGTCTATAGCATACAGCTGTGATGAAACATGATCTGACATTTTCATGATACCCTGGCATTAGTGTGAATTAAGTGAGCTGACCTGGACGGGGAGCAATATCGCTTAAAACCAGTATCCAGCTTCCCCCCCAAGACGAACGCTGCAGAGACTGCCAATTCCCAGGCTAATCCTtgtcccagcagagctgcagccagaaGCGTAGCTGGAAAGGAATCTCTCCAGTTCTCAGAGTAGATGTTTATGATATGAGAACAAGTGATTCAATATGCCAATCGTTCAAGAGACATCACACCCACTGCACCCTGGTTTGGTGCACTATGTTTAACTCAACAGGAATTTAACCTTCTGATGATACTAGACTTCTCTTTTATCTTACCTCTTCAGGCACAGGGCTTAGGATTTTCACATCGTATCTGATAGTGTagtttttttgttcttgattAGGGTTTGGTTTCCAGTGTAAAAGTACTTGTGCTAATGCAGAGACTGTAAGGGTAAAGTTAACAGGTGGAAAAACCTGAACTgtaagggagaaaacaaaaatattcataaaagtAATCCAGTGAATTGCTTAGAGCAATGGCTGTTTGCAAGCAATGAGCAATAcaagcaaataatttcatttcaatattATAGTCTCTCAACAGCTTATGTTTCTAGTATttgaaaaatacctttaaataaCAACCAAAACTTCATGAAGTAAGAGTTTACTTAAAACTTagcttaaaaaatgaatttttacaACAGTTTCTGCTTGAAAATCACAATGATATGTAACATTTGGCTTGTTAATTAGGTTCAGGTTTTTCAACTTGATCCTCATAGCCAcacagacactgggcatctgtaCTGAAATGGGGCTGATCAAGTGATCAACTGTACGAATAATTCTCACCCACATAAGCTTGCAGAAAAGCACAACGTGGGGGCTTTCTAAAAGAAGGCTGCCAGCCACAAGAAGTTATATGTGAGAGAATAAACAAAATGATGAACAGAGGAATTAAGCACAAATGGAGGAAAACATAGAAGGATGGGAATGATAATTTAAAGCGACAGGCCAAGAGGGATTCCTGGAGCTCATATGGAAATGAGGAAGATCTCATGCTGGGGGAAAATGTTAGCATATAAATAGCAAGGCAATGAAATAATCAATCTACTTCCCTCCATTTCTAGAGTTCTTCAGCGCCTGACCTCCCTTAATTGCACTCTCCAAGCCAGTTACGGGGCATCAGTCCCCACTTCGCTTCTCCCATGATTTCAACCTTTGATGCCCACTAGTTCAATTTTCAAGCATGCACCTTGCATTAGGAAAACTGCCTCTTAAAGGCTCAGAAAACCCCAACACAAACCACCCTGAACTGCTTCCCTAAAAATGGTCCTTGTTGAGATGCCCACAAAAAAATGTCACCATTACAGTTGTTGGTACACCAGGGTGATGCCAGCGATGCTTTGTGTCGCCATGTTTCTGCAGCTAACTGCAGTTTTGTTCCTGGAAATAAAATTGCTATCTGGAATAATGCCTCTGCTCTGGCTGGATTGAATTGTTGAATAAACCGGGCCAGGAACTACTGCCCAGCCCGGAGGGCAAGTGGCATGGCACAAGTTGCGTCTACACGCCTCCTGGTTCTTCCCTCTCAAAGCGGAACAGTCCTCAGGCATGGGCTGGGAGCAATCTGAGACGGAGTACAACCGTCCCAGGAAGCCTGTCACCACAACTTGGTCATCTGTGGTCCTGTACCCATGGCATGCCATGGACTGTTTTGTTCACATGTAGAACAGCACATTTGACCAACACATAGAGGGGTCTTGGTCATCCACTGGTGCTAAAACAACACACTGGTAGAAGGAAAATGCCTTACCTCCTGCAGCCCGAGGTGCGTTTCGCTGAACCAAGTTCGTTGCCCAAAGGAGGATCAGAAAAACTCTCAGCATGCTGGCCATCATCTTTAGATGGTAGATGAGGACAGCCATGTATCGGCTTATGTGTCTTGTCACCATTTTACAGAGGCCGATAGCTAAAAATGAACACAATCCCAAGTGTTAAGCACAGAAACCATGGAGCATGGTATATCCACACGACCAAAGGAATGAAACTGCCACCTTGCAGGGGACAgactcttctcctttccttgcaGGAAAATGCATCTTGTCCTAGCTAAATAAGTACCACCAGCCACATTTCATTCCGCTCCCTTGCTTTTGCCAGCCCTCTTTGAAAAAGCTACTGGTTTCAAATGCTGTCACGTGTGGATGTTCAGAGCAGCAGTCGCAGACTGAGAGCATCTCTCCATGGAGAGGAGCGAGTCAGGTTGAGGTATATCGGCTTTCAGTAGGGTGCCATTTACTCCAAGAACAGAAACGACCATATTTTTAGCTGCCACTATATATAAAATAGCTACTTACTGGAATTTACTTTCCAGTTTCTACTTCAATAAAGCTCGCTAAAGAAGCCGTCTCAGTGCTCACCTCAAGGCTAATTCTCCAGTGTTAATTACTGGGTGTAAGAGAaactattttgtttgtttctgactTAAATTAAGAactatttttaatgcttaaaaCCAGCAAGTTCTTAAGCTTCCTACAGATTGTTGCATGAAgtactgggagaaaaaaaaaatctgtgtgtaaTCATTCATGTATAACCTAATATAAACAACATGGAAATAcagaacagcagctttccaaaaTGTTCTTACCGAAGAGAAATACGCCCTCCCAGCCCAATCACACTACTTCCCTGGGGCACTACAGCAATTGCTTGTATGGAAAACACAATATTTTCAGATGGTAATGAGCAGAGAAAGCATCTTTAACCCATCAGTTCTCCCTGAACCTCCCATAAATAACCCAAGGACTGGAAGCACTCCAATTGATCACAGTTGGAGTACTTCTGCTATACAGTaactatttttcaaaatggTGTATGAACACTGCGTTCATTAAAATGGCACATAATCTACAATGCAGTGTGTTTCTTAATGTCCAAATCCACTCATTATCtatattcatattttctttgtatctaCTATTCTGCTAGCTAAAATGTGCATGAGGCTAATTGAACCTCTGGAGTTTGCTAATGGATTATTCCTGGGGAGTCAGGGTTTGCTTTTATGTATGGCAGGTTATT is a genomic window of Pelecanus crispus isolate bPelCri1 chromosome 7, bPelCri1.pri, whole genome shotgun sequence containing:
- the IL5RA gene encoding interleukin-5 receptor subunit alpha; translated protein: MAVLIYHLKMMASMLRVFLILLWATNLVQRNAPRAAGVQVFPPVNFTLTVSALAQVLLHWKPNPNQEQKNYTIRYDVKILSPVPEEYDTKTTRSIRTAALHNGFSAHIRTLLLHNDLQMTSDWVKEKILPPPGAPETSVTNLSCVTRITISHTVSLHCTWLPGQGAPEDTKYFLFYRYEMYTEECQDYIKDKWNRNTECRFSVTHIDPEEIDSLIVIHINGSSKYAAIKPFQQLFNQNTIEKVNVPRNVTVLLEQNDLLATWEKPISPFGKECFEYEFYLFNLKSGNKQILQIFSNDFRLRIDVTSRYSIQIRANHHICCRRGFWSDWSEIIYVGQNKLENPATWILAMLCVFMCCSFLLVAIICKINHVWSKLFPPIPTPRNKFRDPFPNDYERARTCTSETETEFGSFAEDPYCSPLDDSVF